The nucleotide window AAAAAAACAACAGTATTTTAGTACCTGCAGATGTCAAAAATAAAGTAAAGATTGAACTTGCTTCTGAAGGTTTACCTAAAGATGGATATGGTTTTGTTGATGCTTTTAATGATAGTAGCTGGACTATGACAGATTACGAAAAAAAAGAGAGATATAGATATGCCCTACAAAATGAATTAGCTTCTACAATTTCGGAAATTGATGGCATTGAAAGTGCCACTGTTTACATAGATGAAAAAGAGGATAGAGGTTTTGTTTTAGAAAATGATATAAATGAAAATACAGCTTCAGTTTTTATAAAGAAAAATGAGAATAGGCCTTTACCCAAAGAAACCGTTTCTGCTATTAAAAATCTTGTGGCAGGTTCAATAAATATGGAGCCAGATAAGGTTTTTATTATTGATGATTCGGGAAAATTGTTAACTGACAATGGAGATGAAGATAATTATCTTATGACGGAACAATTCAATATGAAACAAAATATTGAATTGAGGACAAATGAAAGCTTAAAAAGGTTTCTAGAAAATGTCTTTGGTTATGGAAATGTAGATGTAAGAACAAGTGTTAAAATTGATTTTGATAGTGAGACGACAAAGATAGTAGAATTTTCACCACCTATAGAAGGCAATGAAGAAGGACTCATAAGAAGTATGGAAGAAGTAGAGGAACATATGGTAGGTGGAGCAGAAGGCGGAGTACCCGGTATAGATGGAAACACACCAGACTATCAAATGGAGAACAACGGAAACTCTAAGTATGACAAAGCAAGTCGTACTATTAACAATGAATTAAATGAAATAAATAAAGAAATACGCAAGTCACCTGGACAAGTAGATTCAATAACTGTGGCAATATTAGTAAATAAAGATTCTTTGCCAAGCGGAGAAATGACAGATGAAATGAAAAAAGAAATATCTGATCTAATTACTGCTGCTACAGGGTTAGATACAAAAGAAGTCCAAGTAAGCGCTGAAAGTTTTAATGGTGGACTTATGGCAAAAGAAGAAGAAACAAAAGAAAAATCCAATCTAGCTATGTGGATAATTTTGGGAGCTGTATTAGCTTCAGCTATAACTGGTTTCATTGTGTATAGGAGAAGGAAAGCTATAGGGGAAGAGGAAAATTATGAAGATATTGAAAAAGTATTAGAAGAAAAAATTGATGAGGAAACTGCAATACAGGAACTTGATTTTGAAGCGGAAAAATCAGAGATGAAAACTCAAATAGAGAATTTTATTGGAAAGAAGCCAGAAGCTGTTGCTCAATTATTGAGATCATGGCTAAATGAGTAGGGAGTGACTAGTATGCCAAGAAAACAATTGACAGGTAAGGAAAAAGCAGCGATTCTTCTTATTGCTCTGGGGCCTCAAATGTCAGCTGAAATCTTTAAACATTTAAATGAAGAGGAAATAGAGGAGTTGACATTGGAAATTGCAAATATGAGAATGGTTTCACCTGAAGAAAAACAAGAAGTAATAGAAGATTTTTATCAGTTGTGTTTAGCTCAAGAGTATATATCAGAAGGTGGAATAAATTATGCAAAAGAGGTTCTAGAAAGGGCGTTGGGAGGAGATAAGGCTGTAGATATTATAAGTAGGTTGACATCATCGTTACAAGTTAGGCCTTTTGAGTTTGTTAGGAAAGCAGATCCGAATCAGTTGCTAAATTATATACAAAATGAACATCCTCAAACTATTGCATTGATATTATCTTATTTGTCTCCACCTCAGGCGGCCCAAATACTATCAAGTTTGCCACAAGAAAAGCAAGCAGAAGTAATGCGCAGAATAGCTATAATGGATAGTACATCTCCTGAAGTAGTAAAAGAAATAGAAAGAGTTCTTGAAAGTAAATTTTCAAACATTGTATCTCAAGATTTCACTGTTGCAGGTGGTGTTCAAACTGTAGTAGATATATTAAATTCTGTAGACAGAGGAACTGAAAAATATATTATGGAAGAACTTGATATCAAAGATGCAGAACTTAGTGATGAAATTAGAAAGAGAATGTTTGTATTTGAAGATATTGTTGGTCTTGATAATAGAAGTATTCAAAGAATTATCAGAGAAGTTGACAATAGTCAATGGGCTATTGCACTTAAGAGCGCAAGTGATGAAGTTAAAGAAGCTATTTTTGCAAATATGTCCAAACGATTAGTTGAAATGATTAAAGAAGACATAGAATTCATGGGACCTGTCAGACTTAAGGATATAGAAGAAGCACAACAAAATATAGTCAATGTAATCAGAAGACTAGAAGAAGAAGGTGAAATCATTACTCCAAGAGGAGGGGATGAGATAATTGTCTAAAATCATAAAATCTTTTAGAGTTGTAGAAGAAGAAAATACTTTTGTAGAAGAAGAGATAAAAAATGAAGAAGAAAATATATTTTTAGAAGAAGCAAAAAAAAAGTACGATGAGATAATTTCAAAAGCTCTAAAAGATGCTGACAGAATAGTTGAAGAGGCCAATGAAAAAAGTGACATATACTTAAATCAAGCTTACGAAAAATCTAAAAAAATATTTAATGAATGGAAAGAAAAAGGATATAAAGAAGGATATGATATTGGACACAAGGAAGGCTACAATGGTGGCTATGAGAGTGGTGAGAAAGTATCTAACAAATTAATTGAAGAAGCTTTGGAATTAAAAAGCAATTATATAAATAAAAAAGAAAATATTTATAGAGAAATAGAAGAAGATGTCATAGAACTTGTCATTAATATATGCGAGAAGATTATTTATGACAAAGTAGAAGAAGATAGTGAGTATATAGTTACATTGGTATTAAAAGGTATTGAGAGTCTTAATTCAACGGATAATTTAACAATTAGAGTTTCAAAAGAAGATTACGATATTGTTGAAATGTCTAAGGACAAAATATTAGCTAAGGCTAGCTTAGTGAATGATTTAGAAATAAGACTTGACAGCAATTTAAGTAAAGGTGACTGTATTATAGAAACAGCTAGTGGAAGTGTAGATGTGAGTATTAAAGATCAAGTAGAAGAAGTAGAGCAACTATTAAACGACATTTTAAACAGTGAGTGATTTATATGAATACTACAATTAATATGAAAAAATATATAAATGCGGTAAGTCAAAAAAGGCTTATCAAATATACAGGGAAAATCACTAAAGTGACAGGGCTAACCATTGAATCAAATGGACCAATGGCTAGTATAGGTGAATTGTGTCACATCTATCCTCACAACAGCAAAACACCTATAATGTCAGAAGTAGTAGGTTTTAAAGATGATAAGATTCTACTTATGCCATTGGGAGATATGGAAGGCATAGCTTCTGGAAGCACAGTAGTAGGAAGCGGCAAATCATTGCAGGTAAATGTGGGAGAAGAATTGATTGGAAGGGTATTGGATGGCTTGGGAAATCCTATAGATGGGAAAGGACCTATAAAGACATTGAAAAGTTATCCAGTTTCTAAATTTCCTCCTAATCCATTAGAACGAAAAAAGATAAGTGAACCTCTGGCATTGGGAATAAAATCTATAGATGGATTGCTGACTTGTGGCAAAGGACAGAGAATAGGAATTTTTGCTGGTAGCGGTGTTGGAAAAAGTACACTTATGGGAATGATTTCAAGAAGTTCTACTGCTGATGTGAATGTCATAGGGCTTATTGGAGAAAGAGGTAGAGAAGTAAGAGAATTCATAGAAAATGATTTAAAAGAAGAAGGACTAAAAAAATCAGTAGTAATTGTAGTCACATCAGATCAACCTGCACTTATTAGAGTTAAAGGTGCTATGGTGACTACTGCTATAGCAGAATATTTCAGGGATCAAGGCTTAAATGTAATGCTTTTAATGGATTCTTTGACACGTTTTGCAATGGCTCAAAGAGAAATTGGACTAGCTATAGGTGAACCACCAGTTACAAGAGGATATACTCCATCGGTATTTGCTCTTTTGCCCAAATTGTTGGAGAGAACTGGGACATCTTCTAAAGGTACAATTACAGGTCTTTACACTGTGCTAGTTGATGGTGACGATTTGAACGAACCTGTTACTGATACTGTCAGGGGAATACTTGATGGGCATATAGTATTGTCTAGAAAACTTGCAAATCAAAATCATTATCCTGCTATAGATATATTAGCTAGTATCAGCAGAGTTATGCCAAGTATAGTATCAAAAGAACATATGAATATGTCCAATACTGTTAAAGACATTTTAGCCACCTATAAGGAATCGGAAGATTTAATAAATATAGGAGCATATAAGAGGGGAAGTAACAAAAAATTAGATATAGCCATTGATGTGATTGATAATATAGATGAGTTTTTAGTCCAAGAAACAGTGAAAAGTTATGATTTTGATGAAACTTTAAATATGCTTGTAGATATCAATGAAAAAGTCCAAGATATTAAATAATGGAGGATTGAGATATGGACAAGTTCAATTTTAAATTAGAAAAAGTGTTGGATTATAAAAAAATTATTGAAACAGATAAAAAAGGTGAATATGGTAAGGCTAAACAAAAATTGATTAAAGAAGAGAATGTGTTAGAAGATTATAATAGATACAAAGACAATATTAAAAACGAAAGGAATCTATCTATATATAAAACTAATATAGCAAATTTGAAATTATATAATGATCATTTATTAGATATAGATAGACATATTTTGGAACAAGAAAGAGTTGTGGATAAAACAAAGGAAAAATTAGAAATAGCTAAAGATGAATTACTTGAAGCTACCAAAGAGAAAAAAACATTTGAAAAATTAAAAGAAAATAGATACGAAGAATATTTGTATTCTATTAAAAAGGAAGAAGAAAAAATAATTGACACAATAGTTACATTTAAGGGAAGTGCCCAACAATAGGGGGTGGTATTTTGGAAAGCACAGAAAAGCCAAAGAAAAAGAAAGTCTCTAAAATTATTTTAATACTCATTATAGCACTTGTAATAGTACCTCTAGGAGTTGGCTCTGTAGTTTATAATACAAATAAATCCTTTAGAGATAAGATGAATACAAAATTAATTAAAGCTCCAGGATTTGTAGGAAAATATTTTAGAAACTATCCTACTGAAAGTGAAAAACAAGACAAAAAAACATATTTAGCTAGCTATTATCTCTCTCTAGATTCAAGTAGAGCTGCAGATAAAATATACATAGTCAAAAAAAATGATGAGGAACTGTTTAGTGATATTATAAAGATAATGAATGGAATGTCTCCTAGCAAGACCTCTGAAATTTTAAAATTAGTAAGAAGCATTGAATTGAGGAAAGATTTACTTTTTTCTATATATGATGAGATACAGGAAGAAAAACAAAATCAGTTGAAAGATGAAATATCAAGGCTAGAAAAAAATGATATATTAGTGTCGGTAAATGAAATAGGGAAAAGGGTAGCTGAAGAGAGTGGGTATTTAGAAAAATTACCCAGTATAATAAATTTCATGAATGAAGACAAGGCTTCTTCGATACTCTATTATCTAGATGAAA belongs to Sporanaerobacter acetigenes DSM 13106 and includes:
- the fliG gene encoding flagellar motor switch protein FliG, translating into MPRKQLTGKEKAAILLIALGPQMSAEIFKHLNEEEIEELTLEIANMRMVSPEEKQEVIEDFYQLCLAQEYISEGGINYAKEVLERALGGDKAVDIISRLTSSLQVRPFEFVRKADPNQLLNYIQNEHPQTIALILSYLSPPQAAQILSSLPQEKQAEVMRRIAIMDSTSPEVVKEIERVLESKFSNIVSQDFTVAGGVQTVVDILNSVDRGTEKYIMEELDIKDAELSDEIRKRMFVFEDIVGLDNRSIQRIIREVDNSQWAIALKSASDEVKEAIFANMSKRLVEMIKEDIEFMGPVRLKDIEEAQQNIVNVIRRLEEEGEIITPRGGDEIIV
- the fliF gene encoding flagellar basal-body MS-ring/collar protein FliF, whose protein sequence is MGETIEQMKKQLNEFWTGMDKKKKIKLGISSVLVIVGVIILISILARPKYEVLYDNLSLKDMGQVTKKLDEMNIKWKTDEKNNSILVPADVKNKVKIELASEGLPKDGYGFVDAFNDSSWTMTDYEKKERYRYALQNELASTISEIDGIESATVYIDEKEDRGFVLENDINENTASVFIKKNENRPLPKETVSAIKNLVAGSINMEPDKVFIIDDSGKLLTDNGDEDNYLMTEQFNMKQNIELRTNESLKRFLENVFGYGNVDVRTSVKIDFDSETTKIVEFSPPIEGNEEGLIRSMEEVEEHMVGGAEGGVPGIDGNTPDYQMENNGNSKYDKASRTINNELNEINKEIRKSPGQVDSITVAILVNKDSLPSGEMTDEMKKEISDLITAATGLDTKEVQVSAESFNGGLMAKEEETKEKSNLAMWIILGAVLASAITGFIVYRRRKAIGEEENYEDIEKVLEEKIDEETAIQELDFEAEKSEMKTQIENFIGKKPEAVAQLLRSWLNE
- the fliJ gene encoding flagellar export protein FliJ, whose amino-acid sequence is MDKFNFKLEKVLDYKKIIETDKKGEYGKAKQKLIKEENVLEDYNRYKDNIKNERNLSIYKTNIANLKLYNDHLLDIDRHILEQERVVDKTKEKLEIAKDELLEATKEKKTFEKLKENRYEEYLYSIKKEEEKIIDTIVTFKGSAQQ
- the fliI gene encoding flagellar protein export ATPase FliI, whose translation is MNTTINMKKYINAVSQKRLIKYTGKITKVTGLTIESNGPMASIGELCHIYPHNSKTPIMSEVVGFKDDKILLMPLGDMEGIASGSTVVGSGKSLQVNVGEELIGRVLDGLGNPIDGKGPIKTLKSYPVSKFPPNPLERKKISEPLALGIKSIDGLLTCGKGQRIGIFAGSGVGKSTLMGMISRSSTADVNVIGLIGERGREVREFIENDLKEEGLKKSVVIVVTSDQPALIRVKGAMVTTAIAEYFRDQGLNVMLLMDSLTRFAMAQREIGLAIGEPPVTRGYTPSVFALLPKLLERTGTSSKGTITGLYTVLVDGDDLNEPVTDTVRGILDGHIVLSRKLANQNHYPAIDILASISRVMPSIVSKEHMNMSNTVKDILATYKESEDLINIGAYKRGSNKKLDIAIDVIDNIDEFLVQETVKSYDFDETLNMLVDINEKVQDIK
- a CDS encoding FliH/SctL family protein; this translates as MSKIIKSFRVVEEENTFVEEEIKNEEENIFLEEAKKKYDEIISKALKDADRIVEEANEKSDIYLNQAYEKSKKIFNEWKEKGYKEGYDIGHKEGYNGGYESGEKVSNKLIEEALELKSNYINKKENIYREIEEDVIELVINICEKIIYDKVEEDSEYIVTLVLKGIESLNSTDNLTIRVSKEDYDIVEMSKDKILAKASLVNDLEIRLDSNLSKGDCIIETASGSVDVSIKDQVEEVEQLLNDILNSE